Part of the Methanobrevibacter oralis genome is shown below.
AAGGTTTAATGCAGCTAAATAATTCCATTTGGCTCATCATTAAATGGCTCAATGTGATTTTGCATTTTTGCTTCTAACTTCAACTGGTGTCATTAAATGACTCGTATTCATATGTTTTACAAAACATCATCTGAAATAGCTTTTTTAAAAAGTGGATGTCTACAAAGTGAATGTATTTTATCTTCTGAAGAAAATAAAACTTTACCATTTACATATATACATTTTAAAAAAAATCATTATATTTTCCACTATAGGGTCGTTTTGTCATAGCTAGCTGTGTTATTTTATATTCTTCTTTAGTTAAATGTGATAATGTTTAATCGTCAATTAAAGTTAAATCAACATGACAATGTTCTTGTAGATCTTTCTCTAAATATTTTTGATGATAATATTTAGCATGATAAAAACTATATATCGTATGAGCTTTTGTAACGATTGGAAATTGGGATTATTTTTGTTTTCTAGCTAAAAAATCTAAATAATTTCTTTAAAAGTTATCTTGCCAATAAATACCAGTTCTATATTGACTTCTAACATCAATGCCTTAACGATTTAGGAAAAATAATGATTCAATTATTTTAATAAACTTCTCTAAAATTTAATTTAATCCGGATTTTAGGGTTATAGTTACTTTAACACATTCAACATTCCCTGTTTTTGATGTACAACTTTTTCATGTAGGATTACATCTTTAGCATAATCAACTTTTGATTAGCACAATTTTTAATCGAGAAATATATTTAAATAATTTCGTTAAATGTATATATCTAAAAAAATTAAATTATAATATAAAAAATTTATATATATTTATCTAAATATATTATGAAATGGAGGAATTTTTAGCATGTTTTACAGTACAATCATGAAAATTGATTCAATTGATAGATTAAGGGATATTAGGGATGCATTACTTGTTGAACAAGGTATTAACCCGACTCGTCAAGGAGAACAAGCAATTAAAGTTGTAGTTGAGAGAATTGATGAGATTCAATCTACTTTAGATAAATCTTCAAAAAATAAGTGATTTTTGTGATGCATTTTATAACATCAAGAAGGCGTTTAGTTAGAAAAAAAATGTATAAACCTTCAATTAACCGTAAAAACAATAGTTATTTTCGTGAAAATAAAAATTTAGTTAAATCACATCAAGAAAACTTTAAAAATAAAGAATTTATTCGTAAAATAAAAAGGCCAAAAAGAGAAGTTTCTGATGGTTTTAAAATGGCTTATAGATATAGGTATTATAATTCTATTGATGAATTAATCAAAGATGATTTTGATGATTAATTATTTTAAAATTCCTTTTTTGAAATGATTTTATTTTCATCATGAATTAAATAATACCATCAAATGCTTAATCATTCATCGAAAACTTTTAGGTATTTAAAACATTCATTGCATATTTTGCAATTACCAATATTGCTACTACTAAAAAATCTTTTTCATGGCCCTTATCTAGGAATAATAAAACATCTAAAATTTTATATTATTAACAACATTGATGGATGTTTTCCATTGGAATAATAAATCCACATTGTGGTGCATTAATAATTACTCCAACAAATTCTTCGTCTTCACAGTAAGCAGTAATTAATTGTTCACCAGTAAGTTTATCACGGAGTAACTTAGTTTCATCAAATCCATCTATAAATTGTTTTATACCTTCATCAAATTCTTCTTCATCAGTATAAATAGGAATAAGATATTCTTCACTATCATCATCTTCTTCCCCAATGATTAAAGTTATTATTTCAGTTTCATCATTTTCAGTTTCGATTAATGGAATTAAAAATTCACTTTCAAATACTTTATGATCTATTTCATGATCTAACTCATGAAGTCTTTCTTCATTTTTTTCTTCAGATTCATCGATTTCTATTAATTCTTCTATTAATTCTTTAAGATTACTCATTATAATCACTTAAAATTAGTTTTTTTTATATAATGAACATTCTCTTCCTAAACACCACTAAAGGAATACAAACGAATGTTCATTCAACCATCACCATTGTTCATATTTTAAAAAAATAGTATATTCAAATATGAACAATACTATTTTATATTCTAAGCTATATAAAGTTTTAGCTTAAAAATTATTTTCTATTGATTTAATAAGATTGTAAATCATTTTATTAACACTTACATCAACATCATATTTTTCCCCTAATTCAATTATTTTACCATTTAAAGAATCAATTTCAGTTCTTCTTTTTCGTTGAATATCTTGATATGTTGATGAATAATGGTTATATGTATCAGGAACAAGTTTTGAATAGAATATTTTTTTGTATTCATTGGAATTTTCCCAAAAAGTTGTGTATTGTGAAGCATTTATAACATCAAATATTTCATCTATAATTTTATCCATTATTTCTATTGAGTATTTATTTTCTGTAAGTTTACCATAATTTACATTCAATATCGCACCTAACGGATTTAAAGCAGAATTGTAAAGCATTTTAGCCTATAATAATTTATCAATATCTTTTGTTATTTCACATTTTATTCCAGATTCCGTAATCATATCGGCTATTATTTGTAAATCATCAACA
Proteins encoded:
- a CDS encoding SseB family protein; its protein translation is MSNLKELIEELIEIDESEEKNEERLHELDHEIDHKVFESEFLIPLIETENDETEIITLIIGEEDDDSEEYLIPIYTDEEEFDEGIKQFIDGFDETKLLRDKLTGEQLITAYCEDEEFVGVIINAPQCGFIIPMENIHQCC